The Eptesicus fuscus isolate TK198812 unplaced genomic scaffold, DD_ASM_mEF_20220401 scaffold_70, whole genome shotgun sequence genome has a window encoding:
- the LOC103304535 gene encoding olfactory receptor 52B4-like, whose protein sequence is MTTSNYTGVSHTVFHLLGIPGLENKHMWISIPFFISYVSALLGNSLLIFIILTKSSLHEPMYLFLCMLAGADIVLSTCTVPQALAIFWFHAGEISLDCCITQLFFIHSTFISESGILLVMAFDRYIAICYPLRYTTILTHVLIGKIGVAIFLRSYGIMSPIIFLLKRLTFCKSDILPNTACKHIVLAHVSCDDIRVNIWYGFFVLMSTVILDVVLICVSYVLILRAVFHIPSQHARHKALNTCGSHICVIILFYGPGIFTTLIQRFGRHISSHIHVLVADICILAPPMLNPIIYGIKTKQIKDQVVHLLFTKHK, encoded by the coding sequence CATGTGGATTTCCATCCCCTTCTTCATTTCCTATGTCAGCGCCTTGCTTGGGAACAGCCTGCTTATCTTCATTATCCTCACAAAGAGCAGCCTCCATGAACCCATGTACCTCTTCCTCTGCATGCTGGCCGGAGCAGACATTGTCCTCTCCACATGCACAGTACCTCAGGCCTTGGCCATCTTCTGGTTCCATGCTGGGGAGATCTCCCTGGATTGTTGCATCACTCAACTCTTCTTCATCCATTCCACCTTCATCTCTGAGTCAGGGATCCTGCTGGTGATGGCATTTGACCGCTACATTGCCATTTGCTACCCACTGAGATACACCACCATTCTTACACATGTGCTGATTGGGAAAATTGGTGTGGCAATCTTTCTGAGAAGTTATGGTATAATGTCCCCTATAATATTTCTTCTGAAAAGACTGACCTTCTGCAAAAGTGATATCCTCCCAAACACTGCTTGTAAGCACATTGTTTTGGCCCATGTTTCCTGTGATGACATACGAGTAAATATTTGGTATGGGTTTTTTGTCCTAATGTCAACAGTGATCTTAGATGTTGTGCTAATTTGTGTTTCCTATGTGTTGATTCTTCGAGCTGTCTTCCACATCCCATCCCAACATGCTCGCCACAAAGCTCTCAATACTTGTGGCTCCCATATCTGTGTCATCATCCTCTTCTATGGGCCTGGGATCTTTACAACCCTTATTCAGAGGTTTGGACGCCACATCTCCTCCCATATCCATGTGTTGGTGGCTGATATTTGCATTCTGGCTCCTCCCATGCTGAATCCCATCATTTATGGGATTAAGACCAAGCAAATCAAGGACCAAGTGGTCCATCTGTTGTTTACAAAGCATAAATAA